In the Topomyia yanbarensis strain Yona2022 chromosome 3, ASM3024719v1, whole genome shotgun sequence genome, one interval contains:
- the LOC131687937 gene encoding uncharacterized protein LOC131687937 → MLIQDLWRTGCEWDEEIDEESIAKWKNWIGRLPEIEQIRVPRYHFVKGQEADYSTLQLHVFVDASSNAYGCASYFRILVAGKPYCSLVMAKSKRKYKQYVAFRIGEIHSLTNPDEWRWLPTKHNVADDVTKWQAGRRFESDSPWFQGTSFLNHFEELWPQQPQVLEEIRAINMFHDVSAMEAVIDPLRFSKWKVLIRTVACVYRFITNCRRKIAKLSIEAIPVPEKVKKLAKVKHPVVFVPLKREEHQKAESYLWRVAQAEVYKEEVKILLKNQQLSRSDRHRLEKDSELYDKSPSLDDSNVIGMEERTTNAPFIPFKLRCPIVMTKGHRITTMLVEYFHQKMGHANIQTVVNEMRQRFCIKHLRAELKRVARQCVRFRIRKTNPVIPRMAPLPVQRITPYKRPFSYTGIDYFVPVLVTVGRRTEKRWIALFTCLTTRAVHLEVAHSLTTQACVMAIRRLACRQGTPLEFFSDNGTNFKGASKEIVKRISADCEEAFTDATTRWNFNPSSAPHMSGAWERLVRSVKAALSELDDGRKLTDELLLTVLAEAEDLVNSRPLTYLPVELGMEAALTPNHFLRSSVTGDITQSVAKSNQAEALRDSYKRSQHLADLISKRWILEYLPMLNQRTKWHDESDPIEIGDVGYVVDEHNRKTWIRGVVTTVYKSTDGRIRQAAVRTTKGEFKRPVAKLAVLEVRDRKSGFKAEPTPVLRGGAM, encoded by the exons ATGCTCATACAGGATCTCTGGCGAACGGGCTGTGAATGGGATGAAGAGATAGATGAGGAATCAATAGCTAAGTGGAAAAATTGGATAGGACGCTTGCCGGAGATTGAACAAATTAGGGTACCTCGCTATCATTTCGTGAAAGGGCAGGAGGCGGACTACAGTACTTTACAGCTGCACGTATTCGTCGATGCCAGCTCAAACGCATATGGGTGCGCATCGTATTTCCGGATTTTGGTCGCTGGAAAACCGTATTGTTCTCTCGTGATGGCGAAGTCCAAG CGAAAATACAAGCAGTATGTTGCTTTTCGAATTGGAGAGATCCATTCTCTTACTAATCCGGACGAATGGCGCTGGTTACCAACAAAGCACAATGTAGCAGACGACGTGACTAAGTGGCAAGCGGGACGCCGATTCGAATCCGACTCACCATGGTTCCAGGGGACAAGCTTTCTAAATCATTTCGAAGAGCTATGGCCGCAGCAACCGCAAGTGTTGGAGGAAATTCGGGCAATAAATATGTTTCACGATGTCTCAGCTATGGAAGCAGTTATTGACCCCCTCAGATTCTCTAAGTGGAAGGTTCTGATTCGAACTGTAGCTTGCGTGTATCGTTTCATAACAAACTGTCGACGAAAGATAGCAAAGCTGAGTATTGAAGCTATTCCAGTACCAGAAAAGGTGAAAAAACTCGCAAAAGTAAAACATCCAGTTGTCTTTGTTCCACTAAAGCGTGAGGAGCATCAGAAGGCTGAATCCTATCTATGGCGAGTCGCACAAGCAGAAGTATACAAGGAAGAAGTGAAGATTCTACTAAAAAATCAACAACTTTCTAGGTCAGACCGTCATCGACTAGAGAAAGATAGTGAACTTTACGACAAATCTCCTTCCTTAGACGATAGCAACGTTATAGGAATGGAAGAAAGGACAACTAATgctccgttcattccgttcaagTTGCGTTGTCCAATTGTTATGACGAAGGGACATCGCATTACTACGATGCTAGTGGAATATTTCCATCAAAAAATGGGTCACGCGAACATTCAGACTGTTGTGAACGAGATGCGACAGCGATTCTGTATTAAGCATCTCAGAGCAGAGCTGAAGCGCGTAGCAAGACAGTGTGTACGGTTTAGGATCAGGAAGACTAACCCAGTGATCCCCAGAATGGCACCTCTTCCAGTTCAGCGTATTACTCCCTATAAGCGCCCGTTCAGTTACACAGGTATCGATTATTTCGTGCCGGTGCTTGTGACCGTAGGGCGTCGAACAGAAAAACGGTGGATTGCCCTCTTCACATGTTTAACAACGAGGGCAGTACATCTTGAGGTCGCCCATAGCCTGACGACTCAAGCATGCGTTATGGCGATAAGGCGGTTGGCCTGCCGGCAAGGAACTCCACTTGAGTTTTTTTCAGACAACGGAACGAATTTCAAAGGTGCGAGTAAGGAGATTGTAAAACGTATTTCTGCAGATTGCGAAGAGGCGTTCACAGACGCTACAACTAGGTGGAACTTCAATCCATCCTCGGCACCCCATATGAGCGGGGCATGGGAACGATTGGTACGCTCGGTGAAGGCAGCCCTCAGCGAGCTAGATGATGGTCGGAAGTTGACGGATGAACTACTTCTTACCGTGTTGGCGGAAGCAGAAGATCTTGTCAACTCACGGCCGTTGACGTATCTCCCAGTGGAACTAGGAATGGAAGCAGCACTAACTCCAAATCATTTCCTGCGTTCATCTGTGACAGGAGATATCACGCAATCGGTGGCAAAAAGCAACCAAGCAGAAGCGCTGCGGGACTCATACAAGCGGTCGCAACATCTTGCGGACCTGATATCGAAGCGCTGGATATTAGAATACTTGCCGATGTTGAACCAGCGAACTAAGTGGCACGATGAATCGGATCCGATTGAAATAGGCGATGTGGGGTACGTCGTGGATGAACACAACCGTAAAACCTGGATTCGAGGTGTCGTTACTACTGTCTACAAGTCAACAGATGGCCGAATAAGACAGGCTGCTGTAAGAACTACAAAGGGAGAGTTCAAGCGACCGGTAGCTAAGCTGGCGGTGCTCGAAGTGAGAGATCGTAAATCTGGCTTCAAGGCAGAGCCAACACCAGTGTTACGGGGCGGGGCTATGTAA
- the LOC131694243 gene encoding cuticle protein 7-like, giving the protein MMLKLVVICCTLIAFGSAYPANELNESVVASDSGPTEDLDAGEQNSALVENGPAKEDLDRSESFGFGYKRYYPRYYGYHSYYHYPRYYHHYPRYYYW; this is encoded by the exons ATGATGTTGAAG TTAGTTGTGATATGCTGCACTCTAATTGCTTTTGGCAGTGCATATCCCGCGAATGAGTTGAACGAATCAGTCGTTGCCAGTGATTCTGGCCCAACAGAAGATTTGGATGCTGGAGAGCAGAACTCCGCTCTAGTCGAAAACGGACCGGCCAAGGAAGATTTGGATAGGTCAGAATCTTTTGGATTCGGCTACAAACGTTACTATCCCCGTTATTACGGATACCATAGTTACTATCATTACCCGCGTTACTATCACCACTATCCACGGTATTATTACTGGTGA